The DNA region TTGGCGTTTCTCCGACGCTGCAACGCGGCCGGCCTTGATGTGCTGATCGGCGACCCGGGACGGCGGCACCTGCCAGCCGACCTTTTGCAGGAACTCGCTTCCTATTCGGTCGGTGATGTTGGCGACCCGCGGGATAGCGCCGGTCGCACCGGCAGTGTCTTCAAGCTGCGCTAGCGCAGTCCGTTACATCACCGCGCCGACTTGCCAGGGCACGAACTCGTTGTCGCCATAGCCGAGCTGTTCGGACTTGGTCTTTTCGCCCGAGGCGACGCGCAGCAGCAGGTCGAAAATCTGCCGGCCCTTCTCCTCGATCGAGACGCCCTCAACGATGTCACCGCAATTGATGTCCATGTCGTCGCCCATGCGGGCATACATTTCCGAATTGGTGGCGAGCTTGATCGATGGAGTCGGCTTGCAGCCATAGGCCGAACCGCGACCGGTGGTGAAGGCGAGGATATTGGCACCGCCCGCGACCTGACCCGTTGCCGAGACGGGATCGAAGCCGGGCGTATCCATGAACACAAAGCCTTTTTCGGTCACCGGCTCGGCATATTCATAGACCGCAGTCAGGGGGGTGGTGCCGCCCTTGGCCGCTGCCCCCAGCGACTTTTCGAGAATGGTGGTCAAACCGCCCAGCTTGTTGCCGGGAGAGGGATTGTTGTTCATCTCGCCGCGATTGCGACCGGTATAGTCTTCCCACCATTTGATGCGTTCGAGGAGCTTTTCGCCGACATCGCGCGAGACGGCGCGGCGGGTGAGGAGATGTTCGGCGCCATAGATTTCGGGCGTTTCCGAGAGAATTGCCGTACCGCCATTGCGCACCAGGATGTCGGCTGCCACACCAAGGGCGGGGTTGGCGGTGATGCCGGAATAGCCGTCCGAGCCGCCGCACTGAAGGGCTAGCATGAGTTCGGAGGCGTCCACCGTCTCGCGCTGGGCGCGCGCGGCGACAGGCAGCATTTCCTTGATGCGCTCAACACCCCAGTCGATCATCTTCTGGGTGCCACCGATCTCCTGGATGGTCATGGTCTGGAAGGTGTCGGTTTCCTGAAGGCCATAGCTTTCCTTCATCTTGTCGATCTGGAAGGCTTCGCAGCCTAGGCCAACCAGCAGTGCCGCACCGAGATTTGGATTGGCGGTATAGCCCCATTGAGTGCGGCGGAAGATCTGGTAGCCTTCGCCCTGGAGATCCATGGCGCAACCCGTGCCATGCACAAAGGGAATGACGCCGTCGATGCTGGGGTAATCATCGAGAATGCCGGAGCGGTTGATCGCTTCGGCCATGAATTTGGCAACGGTCGCCGAGCAGTTCACCGAAGTCAGGATGCCCACATAGTTGCGCGTGCCTACCCGCCCATTGGCGCGGCGGAAGCCTTGGAAGGTGGCGCGCTGGTCCAGCGGGATCATGTCCGGCGGGGTAGCCGCTTCGGCAAAGGCATAGTCATGCTTGAGCGACCCATCGGCGCCGCCCATACCGCAATTGTGCTCGTGCACCCACTCACCGGGCGCGATACGGTCCTTTGCGAAGCCGATGATCTGGCCAAACTTGAGGATGGCCTCGCCGGCGCCAATGGGACGCGTGGCAAATTTGTGCCCGCGCGGCACGCGCTTGACGATGGTCACGCCTTCGCGTGTCTCGATCCCCACCTCCAGATTGGCAAGCGCCACCGCAATGTTGTCGGTGGGATTGAGCACCAGCGTTCTGGTGTCGGGGCGAGTCATGGTCTCGGACATGGGGAGCTTTCGGGTCGGGTCTCAACTGCGCTTTACCGGATCGCCGATTGTCGCCAGATTGCGCCGCAAGCAGGCGTATCGCGATTGTAAAGCACCACGGCACTAACTAACATGTTAGCATGAAAACGGAAGCAAGTCCCTATTCTTTTCTGGTGCTCCCGACACCGTTAGCGCGCGGCAGTGTCACCACTGACGTCACTGCTGCCATCCGCAACGCCATCGTGGCCTTGTGGTTGGCGCCGGGAGAGACCATCGACAAATCCGCGTTGTGCGAGCGGCTGGGTGTGTCACGCTTCCCTGTGAGTGAGGCGTTGGCCCGATTGCAGGGGGAGGGGCTGGTCGATATTGCGCCCCAGCGCGGGTCCACCGTGTCGCTCGTCCGCATCGCGGATGTGCGTGAATATATGCTGATCCGGAAAGCGCTAGAGAGCGAAGCGCTGCGGGTGCTGATCGGCAATCACGATGCCGATGTTATTGAGGCGCTCCATGCCAACATGGCCGCACAGCGCGCCGCCGCGGAGCGCGACGACAGTGAGACCTTCCACCAGATCGACATCGAGTTCCACGACATCATCTCCCGCTCCATGCGGTTCACCAAGATCAAGGGGATCATCGACTCGGCCCGCGCCAATCTCGACCGCGCCAGGCGGTTGATCATCACGCCGCGCCGGCTAGCCCTCACCATCGCGGAGCACCAGGCGATTCTTGACGGTATTCTTGCCCAAGATGCCGAGCGCGCCACGCGGGCGATCCGCGCCCACATCGATGCGGTGATGGTGGAGCTTTTCGCCTTCGCCCGCGAGCACCCTGAGCCGTTTGCCGATGGTGACGTGCTCGAGCAAGACACATTCCCGTTCGGCTGAACGAACCTCCTGGAGGAGCCAAAAATGCTTAAGAACATCCCGCCGATCCTTGGTCCCGACCTCCTTGGCATCTTGCGGGCCATGGGACACGGCGACGAGATCGCTATTGTGGACGCCAATTATCCCGCCGATGCGGCTGGGCCGGCGCTGGTGCGGCTCGACGGGATCAGCGCAACCGATGTGCTCGACGCCGTGCTCGCCCTCATGCCGCTCGATGACTTCGTGGAGGAGGCGGCCATCTGCATGCAGGTGGTAGGTGATGCCAAAAAGCGCGAGCCGGTGATGGATGAGTTCGAAGCCATTGTGCAGCGGCACGAGCCCGAGATGTGCCTCGCCTCCCTCGAACGCTTCGCCTTCTACGAGCGCGTCAACAAGGCCTACGCCATTGTCCAGACGGGAGAACGCCGGCTCTATGGCAATATCCTCCTTAAGAAGGGCGTTATTCGTCCAGACTAAACACCCACGCCGAACCAATTGGCCCAAGGTCGGCCTCGACATGCTGACATGTTAGTGGCTAGACCTGCCTCACCGAAAAACGAAGGCTTGATCCATGAAACTGCTTCGCATTGGTGCCAAGGGCGCCGAAAAGCCCGCTCTCCTCGCTGAAGACGGATCGATCCGGGATCTCTCCGGCGTGGTCAGCGATATTGGGGGAGCGACCCTGTCCGATGAGGGCCTGGCGAAGCTTCGGGCGGCCGACTGGCAGGCGCTGCCGCAGCTGGATGCCGGCGAACGGATCGGACCCTGCGTGGCCGATGTGGGCAAGTTCATCTGCATCGGCCTCAACTATGCCGACCATGCCGCCGAAACCGGCGCGCCCATTCCCGCCGAGCCGATCATCTTCATGAAGGCGACGAGCGCGATTATCGGGCCCAATGACGACGTGATCATCCCCAAGAACGCGATCAAGCCGGATTGGGAAGTTGAGCTGGGCGTCATCATCGGCAAGGAAGCCCGCTACGTCGAAGAGGCCGATGCCCTCAACTATGTCGCCGGCTATTGCGTGGTGAACGATGTTTCCGAACGCCACTTCCAGACCGAGCGCGGCGGGCAGTGGGACAAAGGCAAAGGCTGCGACACCTTCGGGCCCATCGGTCCGTGGCTAGTGACCCGCGACGAAGTCGCTGACCCGCAGAAATTGGGCATGTGGCTGGAAGTAGACGGCAAACGCTACCAGGACGGTTCGACCAAGACGATGATCTTCGGGGTCGCCAATGTCGTGAGCTATGTCAGCCAGTTCATGAGCCTGCAGCCCGGCGACATTATCACCACCGGCACGCCTCCGGGCGTCGGCATGGGCATCAAGCCCGAGCCCGTTTGGCTCCAGCCGGGCAATGTCATGCGCCTGGGGATCGAGGGACTCGGCGAGCAGACCCAGAACGTCAAGGCCTACCAGGGCTAGCAGATTACAGGGCCGCCGGTTCACCGGCGGCCTTCTGGCTTTAGCGGTTCCGGGTCATCAGGTGCCGTTCCCAAGCATAGGCGGTCTCGACAATCTCCTCGAGATCGTCGTGTTCCGGCGTCCAGCCCAGCAGCGACCGCACCTTTTCACCGGTGGCGGTGATGGAGGCCGGATCACCCGGCCGGCGTGGACCTTCATCGGCGCGCAGATCAACACCCGAGACGCGGCGAACGGTATCGACAACCTCCCGCACGGAATAGCCTTGCCCATAGGCGCAATTGAGCGTTGTGCTCTCGCCGCCGGCACGCAGGTGCTTGAGCAGCAGCGCATGAGCGGCGATGAGATCGGTCACATGGATATAGTCGCGCACGCAGGTGCCGTCGGGCGTCTCGTAGTCGGTGCCAAAGATGTCCATCTTCTCGCGCTGGCCAAGTGCGGTCTGGCAGGCGACCTTGATGAGATGGGTGGCGAGCGGCGTGGATTGGCCGGACCGCTTGCCAGGATCTGCACCCGCGACGTTGAAATAGCGCAGAACGCCAAAGGTCAGAGGGTGGGCGGCCGCAACGTCGGCCAGCATCCACTCCGTCATCAGCTTGGATCGGCCATAGGGAGACATCGGATTGAGCGGCGTCGTCTCGACGACGGGCGCCAGGCCGGTCATGCCATAGACTGCAGCGGTGGAGGAAAAGATGAAGTGCTTGACCCCGCCCTTGACCGCCGCCTCGACCAGATTGCGCGAAGTCGCAGTGTTGTTGCCGTAGTATTTCAGCGGATTGCTGACCGATTCCGGCACCACGATGGAGCCAGCAAAGTGAACGATTTCGGTGATGCCGTGTTTTTCGATCAGCGCGACGACGAAATCGATGTCACCGGCGTCGCCCTGCTCGAAACGGGCGCGACCATCGATGGCCCAGTCGAAACCGGTGATCAGATTGTCAAGCACGACGACGTTTTCACCCGCGTCGGCAAGATGAAGGACCATGTGGCTGCCAATATAGCCAGCGCCGCCGGTGACCAGGACTGCCATGCGTTAACTCCAACCTATCAAAGACTTATTTCCCGCGATGCTATTTAGCACAAGTTGAGATAGCTTTACGACCAGCCCCTCAGAAGGAGTATTTGATTTTGCCTAAGCGCGTACGTACGGCCGTATTCCCAGTTGCAGGTCTTGGCACCCGTTTCCTGCCGGCCACCAAGGCGATGCCCAAGGAAATGCTGACGGTCGTCGATCGGCCCCTGATCCAATACGCAGTCGATGAAGCGCGCGAAGCCGGCATCGAGCACCTGGTGTTCGTAACCGGCCGCAACAAGGGCGTGATCGAGGATCATTTCGACCGGCAGTTCGAGCTGGAAACCACGCTAGAATCGCGCGGCAAGCACGAGGCTCTGGCCGAGTTGCGCAAGGAACTGCCCTCCGCCGGCCACACCAGCTTCACGCGCCAGCAGGAGCCGCTGGGCCTGGGACACGCGGTGTGGTGCGCGCGTGATATCGTGGGTGACAGCCCCTTCGCGCTGCTGCTGCCCGACATGATCTTCAAGGCCTCCCCCGGCGTCCTCAAGCAAATGATGGATGCCTATGAAGAGCATGGCGGCAACGTCATCGGGGTCGAGGAATGCGATCCCAAGGATGTCGCCAGCTATGGCATCATTGAGCGCGGCGAAGGCCCGGACAAGGGCTTTGAAATCACCGGCATGGTAGAAAAGCCCAAGGTCGGCGAGGCGCCCACCAACCTGTTTATTTCGGGCCGTTATATCCTCCAGCCGGAGGTGTTCGGACTCTTGAGCCAGCAGACCCGCGGCGCTGGCGGCGAAATCCAGATCACCGACGCCATGCACACGCTGATGAAGCAACAGCGCTTCACCGGCGTGAAATATGACGGCAAGGTCTTCGACTGTGGCTCCAAGCTGGGCTTCCTCACCGCCAACGTGGTGTTTGCCCTGGACCGCGACGATATCCGTGACGGTTTCGTCAAGGAGCTCCGGGCGCTCGATCTCAGCGAGCAGATCGAAGGCTAGCGCGAGAGGGTGACGCCCAGCGTCACCTGATGGCTGTCCT from Devosia sp. RR2S18 includes:
- a CDS encoding UxaA family hydrolase; the encoded protein is MSETMTRPDTRTLVLNPTDNIAVALANLEVGIETREGVTIVKRVPRGHKFATRPIGAGEAILKFGQIIGFAKDRIAPGEWVHEHNCGMGGADGSLKHDYAFAEAATPPDMIPLDQRATFQGFRRANGRVGTRNYVGILTSVNCSATVAKFMAEAINRSGILDDYPSIDGVIPFVHGTGCAMDLQGEGYQIFRRTQWGYTANPNLGAALLVGLGCEAFQIDKMKESYGLQETDTFQTMTIQEIGGTQKMIDWGVERIKEMLPVAARAQRETVDASELMLALQCGGSDGYSGITANPALGVAADILVRNGGTAILSETPEIYGAEHLLTRRAVSRDVGEKLLERIKWWEDYTGRNRGEMNNNPSPGNKLGGLTTILEKSLGAAAKGGTTPLTAVYEYAEPVTEKGFVFMDTPGFDPVSATGQVAGGANILAFTTGRGSAYGCKPTPSIKLATNSEMYARMGDDMDINCGDIVEGVSIEEKGRQIFDLLLRVASGEKTKSEQLGYGDNEFVPWQVGAVM
- a CDS encoding GntR family transcriptional regulator, which translates into the protein MKTEASPYSFLVLPTPLARGSVTTDVTAAIRNAIVALWLAPGETIDKSALCERLGVSRFPVSEALARLQGEGLVDIAPQRGSTVSLVRIADVREYMLIRKALESEALRVLIGNHDADVIEALHANMAAQRAAAERDDSETFHQIDIEFHDIISRSMRFTKIKGIIDSARANLDRARRLIITPRRLALTIAEHQAILDGILAQDAERATRAIRAHIDAVMVELFAFAREHPEPFADGDVLEQDTFPFG
- a CDS encoding RbsD/FucU family protein; this encodes MLKNIPPILGPDLLGILRAMGHGDEIAIVDANYPADAAGPALVRLDGISATDVLDAVLALMPLDDFVEEAAICMQVVGDAKKREPVMDEFEAIVQRHEPEMCLASLERFAFYERVNKAYAIVQTGERRLYGNILLKKGVIRPD
- a CDS encoding fumarylacetoacetate hydrolase family protein; the encoded protein is MKLLRIGAKGAEKPALLAEDGSIRDLSGVVSDIGGATLSDEGLAKLRAADWQALPQLDAGERIGPCVADVGKFICIGLNYADHAAETGAPIPAEPIIFMKATSAIIGPNDDVIIPKNAIKPDWEVELGVIIGKEARYVEEADALNYVAGYCVVNDVSERHFQTERGGQWDKGKGCDTFGPIGPWLVTRDEVADPQKLGMWLEVDGKRYQDGSTKTMIFGVANVVSYVSQFMSLQPGDIITTGTPPGVGMGIKPEPVWLQPGNVMRLGIEGLGEQTQNVKAYQG
- the galE gene encoding UDP-glucose 4-epimerase GalE; the encoded protein is MAVLVTGGAGYIGSHMVLHLADAGENVVVLDNLITGFDWAIDGRARFEQGDAGDIDFVVALIEKHGITEIVHFAGSIVVPESVSNPLKYYGNNTATSRNLVEAAVKGGVKHFIFSSTAAVYGMTGLAPVVETTPLNPMSPYGRSKLMTEWMLADVAAAHPLTFGVLRYFNVAGADPGKRSGQSTPLATHLIKVACQTALGQREKMDIFGTDYETPDGTCVRDYIHVTDLIAAHALLLKHLRAGGESTTLNCAYGQGYSVREVVDTVRRVSGVDLRADEGPRRPGDPASITATGEKVRSLLGWTPEHDDLEEIVETAYAWERHLMTRNR
- the galU gene encoding UTP--glucose-1-phosphate uridylyltransferase GalU yields the protein MPKRVRTAVFPVAGLGTRFLPATKAMPKEMLTVVDRPLIQYAVDEAREAGIEHLVFVTGRNKGVIEDHFDRQFELETTLESRGKHEALAELRKELPSAGHTSFTRQQEPLGLGHAVWCARDIVGDSPFALLLPDMIFKASPGVLKQMMDAYEEHGGNVIGVEECDPKDVASYGIIERGEGPDKGFEITGMVEKPKVGEAPTNLFISGRYILQPEVFGLLSQQTRGAGGEIQITDAMHTLMKQQRFTGVKYDGKVFDCGSKLGFLTANVVFALDRDDIRDGFVKELRALDLSEQIEG